A stretch of Terriglobia bacterium DNA encodes these proteins:
- a CDS encoding alkaline phosphatase family protein, which yields MKRAFGLSWIALSLVFTLVGCRGIVNLTKPPDPIPNKVPADSLPRVYLIMFENQEFEKLVGNPHAPYINSLAQQYAVATNYYANTHPSIGDYFMLTTGSMVTNDLYYAEVYDGDNLARLLGQQGITWKAYLESLPSVGYQNDRAYPYVKSHNPFAYFSDIHFIAEQDDNMVPLTQMNADIASDSLPSFVYIVPNQQDNMHDCPPTISPCTNNDKEVWGDEWLKKTIAPILAQPSFQKNGLMIIAWDESWDNDDRNGGGHIPVILVGPNVKRGYQGNNYLQHESVLRLICETLGVSNNLGAAATATSMDDFLIKPPSSPSGP from the coding sequence GGCTGAGTTGGATAGCATTGTCTCTGGTCTTTACATTGGTTGGTTGCCGTGGAATCGTCAACCTCACCAAGCCGCCAGATCCTATCCCCAACAAGGTCCCAGCCGATAGCCTCCCCCGCGTCTACCTGATCATGTTTGAGAACCAGGAGTTCGAAAAACTGGTCGGTAACCCGCACGCGCCCTATATCAACTCACTCGCTCAGCAGTACGCGGTCGCCACGAACTATTACGCGAACACCCACCCGTCGATCGGCGATTATTTTATGTTGACCACGGGAAGCATGGTAACGAACGATCTCTATTACGCCGAGGTGTATGACGGCGATAACCTTGCCCGGTTGCTGGGACAGCAGGGCATCACATGGAAAGCGTATCTCGAGAGCCTGCCCAGTGTCGGATACCAGAACGATCGCGCGTACCCGTACGTAAAGTCGCACAATCCCTTCGCCTATTTTTCAGACATCCATTTCATCGCCGAGCAGGACGACAACATGGTTCCGTTGACCCAGATGAATGCGGACATTGCCAGCGATTCTCTTCCGTCATTTGTGTATATCGTTCCGAACCAGCAGGACAATATGCATGATTGCCCGCCGACGATCTCACCCTGTACTAACAACGATAAGGAGGTATGGGGAGATGAATGGCTGAAGAAGACGATAGCGCCCATATTGGCACAACCCAGTTTTCAGAAGAATGGATTGATGATCATTGCCTGGGATGAATCCTGGGACAATGATGATCGGAATGGCGGCGGGCACATTCCAGTTATCCTGGTCGGCCCCAATGTGAAGCGTGGCTACCAGGGTAACAACTACCTCCAGCACGAATCAGTACTCCGCCTGATTTGCGAGACCCTGGGCGTGTCAAACAATCTGGGTGCAGCGGCAACGGCTACGAGCATGGACGATTTCTTGATTAAACCGCCTTCCAGCCCTTCGGGTCCCTAA